AAATCCTAGTCTCACCCGAATCCTTCATCAAATTTCTGTATACAGAGTTTTGTCACAAAACCTCTGATTTTCCAGATTTTTCCATGCTCCCCGTGTGGTTGCACGAAAAAATCAAAGAAAACACAGAAAATCCCCTTTTTAAAGACTTTTTCCAATCACTAAAAAACAAAATACCCTTCAGTTTCGCTCGCTCACTAGCCACAGCCTTTAGGAAATACTACCTAAATCGTCAGGCTACGGAAGGAACAAACAGCCACTATCAGCTATTTTTCGAAAAAGTCTGCTCCCATTTTGTAAGCCCTACCAATATTATGCAAGAAATTCGGACACAAGCCCGTCTGAAGGACAAAAATTTATCTCTTTTTGTCTTTACTCTTTCTGGACTTCCTCTTCATATACTTTCTTTTTTATCAGAAATCTCAGAGCAAATCCCTGTGAACTTTTATGTTTTATTACCGACCAAAGAGTACTTTGGGGATATGATTTCTGATAACTTCATTGACAAATATCTAGAACGCAACTTAAAGATTGCTCCTTCAAAGGCCTTACTGTCCTGGGAAAATTACGTTTTTAACAATAGAAACTCCTTATTAGCCAACTTATCTAGTTCCTGTAGATCAGCTCTCAATTTCTTTTTAGATAAAAATCTTCCATCAACTGAACATTTTTTTCCTCCGGAAGAAAATTCCTCTCTGGGACTTTTAAAGAGTGATATTTTCCAATTACGCGAAAGTACTGAGGAAGCTTTTTCTCAAAAACCTTCTAGTATCACCATAAAGAAGGCTCTTTCTAAAACAAGAGAAGTTCAAAATCTTTTTTGCCACATCTCAACCTTAATTCATTCAGGAGTCTTGCCTAAAGACATTCGTGTCTTATGTAAAAATATTAAAGAATATGCACCTCTTATTCGTTCTATCTTCTCTCCACATATTCCCTTATCTATCCGAGGAATAATTTCACCCTCAGGGGAACGTCTCCAAAATAAAATTCGTGTAATTTCCACCCTTCTGTTATCCAAAGGTGGTCTTTCAAGCTTGTACAAACTACTTACTCACCCTGACATACGAATATCTGAATCTAAAGAAGATTTACTGAAACAATTGTCTTTTTTGAATAAAATCTTTTATCAGGTCCCCATTTCGGAGAGAAAAAAGGGGATTCACCTATATCGACTAGCGGATTCTATTATTGATAATTACCCATTTTCAGAGGCAACAGGAAAAACCATTTGTCCAGAAATTTTGGGAGAAATGTCTCTTATTCTTTATCGCACGCAAAGCGCGGTAGAGGAGCTTTATACAAAAGAAGAAAATGAGATAAAAACCTTTCTTGAAATTATCTTTTCTCTAATGGAGGATATTTTTCTTCTTGACGACGATGAACTCTTCCTTTTGGAAAAACTTAAAAAACACTTATCCCTATACCGGGAAATCCGTTGTTCTCTTCACTTTTTTTTAGATTTCTGTGTCCATTTCATAGAAGGCTCTCAACAAGACACATCCCTTCCTGTAGGAAAGCTACTTGTAGGACCAATTCATACTTTAGCTTCAATTCCATCAGCACACACTTTCGTTCTAGGGGCTTCTTCCCCAACCTCTTCTGAAGAGTTTTCTATCGCTCCAGATCCAACAGAGTTAGATGAGGATAGCAACAATAGTGACGATAAAAATAGTTTGTTTTTGGATATTATTATCTCTACTGCGGAAAGTTTACACATCAGCTTTTCTTCATCTGGAGAAAATCCTGAAACTCCTCTCCCACCAGTCGAGTGGATAGCTGAAGCCTCTTATATTCGAATAGAAACCATTCCGGCCTTACCTTTCTCCAAAGAAAATTTCCAGGAGAAGAAAGATTTGCACTCTTCTTTCGCGCGAAACTTTGATTTAGCAAGAGCTTTTTACTCTCCAAAAAATTGCGTAGAAACCTTTATCCCAGAGAAAATAGGAGATTTCCCCAGCAAAGAAAAAACCTTGTCTCTTTCCATTTCAGACATTATCTACACATTACAAAATCCTCTAAATGCCTTTTTAGACAAAAAAGCAAAATTTTCTCCCTCTATCTTTCCGACCATTTCTTCCCCACTTTTGTATACAACGTCGTACAAAGACCTCCTGAAAATATGGACTAGTCATATCTCAGGAAAAACTAACATAGAAAAAGACGAAGACCTGCTTCCTCATAAATATCTCTCGGAAAAATTAAGATTAGAACTTCTGAAACATTCTCAACTTTTAACTTCTTTCTTACAAGATCTACAAAAATCAAAACATTCTTCATTATCTTCTGTTTGCTTCTCTCCTTTGCTATTTCAAGAAAGTTCCAAGGTAAAATTTATCCCAGAGATTGAGTGGTCTTGGAATGACCATAAAATTAAACTTAGAGGATCTATTCACGGCGTCAGTTCCAGAGGATTGAGCATCCTATCTCCGTCAATAGGCCTGAAGTACAAAAAAAGTTTTCCCAACTCCATTTTTTCCGACAACCATCCCTACCTCTACCATAGGATAGAAGCTAAGCTCCACCTAGCATTACTTTCTCTGGCAAAAATATTTTCTTCTGATCACCAAAAAAAAATTTATGAAATTTTTTGTCTTCCCAACGAGATCTTTGTGGAACATCACTTCTTAGACGATTTTCAACCAGAAAAATACCTACAAACCGTTCTGGATACTTACTTCTCCGTATTAGAGGCTCCTTATCCTTTATATCAAACATTAGATCAGACTCATCAAATAAAATGGTCTTGTATGTCCAAAGGAGACTGGAGAAGATTTTGTGTTCCTAAAAATCTTGCCAGAGATCTCTCCCCTTTGTTTTGGGCCACGCAAAACAGGGAGCTTTTTTCAAAAGAGCTCGAAGAACAGACAAAGAATGTTTTCGATTTATATAATGCATTGCTGTAAATAAACAGGTTATGACAAAAACAGAACAAACAGTTGACTTCAACGTTGCAAATTTAGAGAGTTCTGTTAGAGGAAAATTCTTTCTGGATGCCTCGGCAGGAACAGGAAAAACTTTTGCGATAGAAAACATTATTTTAAGATTTGTCCTCTCGGGCGACATTTCCTGCTTGGATAAAGTTCTTGTTATGACTTTCACAAGAGCGGCCACAGAAGAGTTGAAAACCAGAATCAAAAGAACTTTACTATCAGCAAAAAAAAACTTAAAGAAACTGTTAGATCACCATGGGACTTCGATCGAAGATCGGCCTTACTATCTATCTCCAGGAATAAGTCAAGAAGAAGTAAAGCAGCTTTACATACGTGTACGATCAGCTCTTTCCACCATGGAGAGATCTTCCGTTTATACGATACACGGTTTTTGTAGAAAAATATTGGATAATTACTTACCCGGATTTCAAATACCCGCCCCTCCACCGGGAATGACTCGATCTCAAAGCTACCAAGAAGCTATTTCTTATTACTTATCCCAAGATTTATGGAAAGAAGTTCTTTTCCCTCAACAATTTCATTTTTTAGCTTACCAACACAACCCTAATAAACCGGGAAGTAATAGTTTAACGCAGAAATTGAAAGAATCTTTAAAAACAAATCAACCCGACCATCCAACAAAAGACTACTTCTCAAAAAAAGCTGGACATTACGCTTTAATCTTCGAACCTTTATTAGAAATGCCTTGGGAAGTTGTGTACAAGTCTCTAGACGCAGTAAGAAAAGAGCTAAAAAAAGAAATCCCCATAACGGAAACAGATCTCTCGTCTTTCTTGCATAGTTTATACAACTTAAAAAGTTTCCCCGAAAATGATTATTCCTTAGAAACTTCTGCTCCCTCTATATTCCTACACTATCGATTAGCTATGGCCTTTTCAAATAACGTCAAGAAGTCTGCCCAACAGGTAGATAATGTCATATTTTCCACCATAAAATCTTCGGGTTTACTCTCTGATATTTTACTTTTTTTTCATGAAGAGAACCTATTTTCTATTTTGTCTAATGATGTAAGAAAGTACTTAGAATCTATTTTTGGTCCTTGTCTCTCTTTTGATGATCTCATTTCCACAGTAGAAAGCCTGGTTTGTGGTAACTCCACGAGAAGCAATCAAATCCGAAATGACATCAGAAACCAGTACCAGTTAGTCTTGATCGATGAATCCCAAGACACAGACAAAACTCAATGGAATATTTTTTATTCTTTGTTCATTACCAAAGAGTATGGTGGCAATTTGTTCATCATTGGTGACCCAAAACAATCCATATATGAGTGGAGAAAAGCAGATTTATCCGCTTATTTAGACATTAGAAGCGCTTTTCCCTCTAAACACCTTTTACAAATGAACGTCAATTATAGGTCCACTCCAGATCTTATGCGTTCAATAAATAGTTTTTTTTCTCTAAAAAAACCTTTTGTATCTATTCATTCTAAAGAAACAGATACGCAAAAAGTTATTAACTACTGCCCCAGCCTGCCGGGAAGAAATGAAAAACCTCTTTCTCTTCCTAGAAATCCCATTCATTTTTTCCTTGCAGACAGTCTCGAAGATGCTATTTCCAGCATCAGCCAAGAAGCTTTGCGATTGCATAATGAATATGCTATTCCCTTCGGGGATATGGCTGTCCTTGTGTCACAAAATGACCATGCTTTCACTTTTATTCGAAACTCTTTACTTCCTACTTCTCTATGTAAATCCAAGTCTATATTTTCTAAAACACCTTCTCATTCTCTATTACTGATACTCCTAGAAATACTTTGGGATCCATGTAATGCCGACAAAATTTCTGCTATCCTTTCTAGCTGTTTATTCGGTTACTCTTCTTCAAAAATTCAACAAAGCTTAGAAAAAGAAATAGGATATTTTGTTGAATTGTCGGAATATTTAAAAACAAGAAAGTTGATTTCTACTTTTTACAAATTAATGAACCGTTGTGGGCCCACCCTATTATCAACAACTTCTGAAGGCTGCCTGATCTACCAAGAAATGGAATCTCTTAGCGTTTATCTAGAAAAACTAACGCCCTATCCTGATCAATATCTCATCTATTTAAAAGATTTAGAAGAACTAAAAGAGCAAGAAGAAGATTTACAAATTCATTTCTCTACGGAAGACAAAGAAACTGTAAAAATCACAACTATTCACAGCTCTAAAGGACTAGAGTATGAAATAGTCTTTCTTTTAGGATTATTCCCATCCTCAAAAAAATCAACGACAGAGTCAATTCATGAAACTTACGTTGCCGTAACCCGAGCTAAGAGACAAGTCTACATTCCAATCAATACAAAAACCAAAACGTCTCTCTTTCATAACTACATAAAAGACTTCTCACATGATTCCGCAGAAAATTTTGCAAAATCACTCGCAAAAGAACACCCAGAATCATTTTCTTTTTCCGAAAAACTCATTCATTCGGAGACACATAAGGAGGACTTAACCGGTTTATTATGTCCACCAAATATATTCTCTCTTCCCCATGTAGAAGCTTCTGATGTTTTATCCTTTTCCAAAGTCTATGAATCTCACCATTCATACTTCTCTTCTCCTACTAAAGACAGCGAATCTTCTCCTGGAGGTCGTTCTTTTGGAATTCTTGTTCATGAAATCCTAGAAAAATTAGATTTCTCCATTTTTGTTTCAGCAAAAACAGAAGATAAAATACGAGAAATTCTAAACCCCATTGTCTGCAACTTTACTAAAAATACTCCCTTCCACAGCTATGATGCTTTTATAACTCAAATCATTTCTAAAGCCTTTACAACCCCCATAACCTTCAAAAAAGACACCTTCCAACTTTGCGAAATCAATCCACAAAAAATTTTTAGAGAAGAAGATTTTTTAACTAAAGATGATACCGACAATATCTGGAAAGGAGTAATAGACCTATTCTTCGAATACCAAGGATCCTATTACCTCATAGATTGGAAGACTACCACACTGGACAACTATGATCAAAAAAGTCTTTTGGAATACGTGCAACACAATAATTTTGATAAACAAGCCAATATTTATCTTTCCGCCACCAAAAAATTTCTTAGACAATTCGATATTCAATCAAGCCCAGAAATAGCTTTCATCTTCCTAAAAGGACTGCACCAAGGTGAAGGAATTTTTACTTTTTAATCCCAAGGTGTTCCAAAAATATCGGGCCTGTCATTAGGATTAAACGACATTGGAGATAAAATACTCACCCAATCCAACCGCTCCAAACCACTTATCAAAGATTTTGCTTCCAAAGAAAATGTGCAAGACCCCTCTTTCAGAGGAAAAACTTTTGTAACTTCAGCAACTAAAAGACCTGGAGGAAAAATACCATCCAAGCCTGTTGTTACTAAAATATCTCCAGGAACCAAAGTCTCTTCTCCACCCTTCTCGGAAGCACTATAAAACCCTTCTCCGTGCAAAACGTCTACCTCTCTACTCCATAAAGGGTTTCCAGAACCACAGAGAATCCCCCTGAAGACTGGACCCTCTCCTTCGCAGTAAATAGAACGAGAAAATTCTGATATCAAACGAGTAAAATTAGTCTTCTCTTTTTCTTCTAAACAAGCTTTTGGAAGAGTTTCCAGAGAAGAAACCAGCCTATCCGCCAGAATTTGGATACTACCAGATTTCATAGAGCACTTTGCAGAAGCCACAGAAGGTTTCATTCCTACGTCGGAAATGACTCGAACTCGAGATTGCTTCTCTCCTACATAATCCACGATTCCTAAGAGAAGTTTTCCGCAAACAACAGGACTATGCTTTTGAATAACACTATCCTTACCAACATCAATCCAAAGAGAACTTCCCCAGTACGTTGGATCTCTAAAAATAATTCTAGCTTCTATGGATTTTTTGTAGTATGGGCGCAAAAATTCTTCCATAATAGGAGACAATCTTTTTGCTTCACAAACAGCCCTGAGCAAGGCTTTAGTCGATTCTAACTCCCCCTTCAACAAAAGATTTTCTGTTTCTAAAAAACTTGAGTTTGTTTTCTCCAGCTCTTTACCAGTCAATTCCTTGAAAAAAAACACATAGGCATCCACAAAAGCTATTCTAACTTTTTCTTGAAAAGTCTTTGGAAGACTCAAAGCACCAAAGACGCCCAAAAAAACTAAGAAATAAACTTTTGCTTTTTTAGGAAACTTACCGCTGCGCATAAGCCTCTGAAAACCCTTTAACAACCCTGGCTACATTCTTCTCAGAGATTCCGTTAAGGTTAAATCTACCCCCAGGAGCTGTGTAAATAGCATGCTTTTCTCTTAAAAACTTTACTTGTTTCTCAGAGAAAGCTGGATACCCAAAAAAACCTTTTTGTTTGAGAATATAGTCGAAAGAGTCCCCGCACTCCAAAGATAAATTTTCCACAAAGAAGCTTCTTTTTTTGTCCATAGAGGACCTCATTTCTTCTAATTCGTCACGCCATTCTTGTCGCAAGTACGGATTCTTCATAATAGTATTAACAATCAAAGCTCCATGTCTTGGTGGGTTAGAATATTCTCCTCGAATTTTCTCTTTGATTAAGGAAGAAACCTTCTTGACTCCGTCTTCCGTCTGACAAAACATAGCGAACATTCCAGTACGCTCTCCATACAAGCAAAAATTCTTACTAGAACTTGCAGCTACAGCAACAGGAATCTCTAGCTTAACAAAAAGTTCCGCAGGGAACCGATCCTGATCTAGCCCCTCTCCAAATCCTTGGTAAGCCATATCTATGACAGGGAACAAAGCTTTTTCTTTGACAATTTGAGCTATTTCTCTCCAATCGTCACTAGAAAAATCAGTTCCCGTTGGATTGTGACAACAACCCTGAAACAAGATTACAGACTTTTCCGGTATACTTTTTAAAAATTGGAAAAACTCTAGAGTTTTCAGCCTATGTTGATTAGAATCGTAGTATGGGTATCTAATAACCTCCAAGCCTTGACTAGAAAAAATTCGTTCATGATTTCCCCAGCTCTGCTCCGATATATATACTTGCTTGTTGACTTCTGAAGCCGCCGAGAACAAAACTGCAGCCAAATGTAAAGCTCCAGTTCCTCCCAAAGACTGGCAAGAGAAAATAGTACTTACGTTCTCCACAGAGCCAAAAACCATTTTTCTCATTTCATCAACATAACCAGAAAAACCCTCTATGGGCAAATATAACTTATTTGTTTCTTCTTCTGTTATCAGAGTCATAGCTTTTTTTATAGCAGAACACCCCCCAAAGCGCTTTGTAGGATGTACATAAACTCCTATAAGAAGATCTACCTTTTCTTCCCGAAGATCATCTTTAAAAGCTGAAGACAAACCAAAAATAGAATCTGGTGGAAAAGATGGCAAATTGCTAAAAAAACTCATATAACCTCATGTTTTCATGAAGAGGGTATTGATTCCAATACCTCTATCATGCTAGATTTACTGCTTCCCTTTGGGGCATTAGCTCAGTTGGTAGAGCGCAACAATGGCATTGTTGAGGCCAGCGGTTCGACCCCGCTATGCTCCAATCCTTCGTTTAGACTTTTTCCAAAAACGATCCTATCCTCAATATGGAAAAGGTTTCCCCCTTAAAAGAGAACTTGTCGTTTAGCTTTAATCCCTTCATGGCTTGAGCAAATTTAGATTGCATGGACAGTATGCTCCTTTCTGGATCTGCATCCCAAGCCCCAAGAAGGGTATATTCTATATCCTTTCCGGACTCATTCCTTAAGGAAACAACGCAACCGATACCGACGCTATCCGTGAATATATCCTCTTTTGTTAAAATCCTGGCCTTGTTCACTTGCTCTGAGAGCATTTTTATCCGCTCTTGAATTCGAGATCTTCTCTCCAGAGCGAATTTGTATTCAGAGTTTTCTCTCAAATCCCCAAGAGCCCTAGCTTCCTCTATCTCTCGCGCATTATCAACCATTTCTTTTCCGACAAGAGATCCCAACTCTTCCTTCACTCGAGAGAAACTTTCTGAAGTGCACCAGAAAATTTCTTCCTCCTCTTGCTTATCTTTCTTTAACTCAGGATCAATAGCTTCAGAAATACCTTGAAGAGCTCCAAGGTCTGTAGAAGAAAATTGTGGACACTTTGTTGATAACAACAAAAATTCTTTTAAGTAATTGTTAGAAGCTGAAGATAAAATCTCCCTAACAACTAGGTACCGTTTAGCTACCAAGAATGTATGCATCTTCTTTCCTAAATCTTTGTACTTTGGGGAATTACTAGCCTCGTACATAAAATTCAGAGCGGATTCAAGAAACGATAATCTTATCTGCTTATCCTCCTGAGGAAAGATTCCATCCTCTTTTCCACATAATTTTATAAAAAACCAAACAAAAACATCGGGAAACATCATGGGTCTATCTATCAACCCAAATAGTTTGTTTTTTAGTTCCTCTTTGCCAATACTATCATTCCTGAGTTCCTTGAAGATATATTCCCTAACAACTTGTGAATTAGTTGAAAAGAACACATTAAAAAATAGCTCTAACCAATTGGGAATCTCTGTCTTCAAATAGGTAAGCATACCCTTCTGCAGACTTATTATCCCCATACCATTAATCAGAGCAGGCACGTCAGAATACGAGCTGACAAAATCTTTGATTTCTTGACGTCTATCCTCATCAAAAAAGTCTGTTATCAGCAGAAGAGATTGAACACAGATAGAAGGATCCACATCATCTGCCAACCTATCTAGCTCCCCTCGAATAAACTTCCGTCCTTGCTCTCTTCTAGCTTCCCCAGGAAAATCTCTAAGAAAATTATAAATAACAGTCAATCTGGATAGTTTATCCAAGGAGTTTATCTTCAAGACACTGTTCTTGAAGACATCTAAATGAGAAACTTCTTTGGTAGTTAAAAAGAAAGGGTCTCTAACATTCGATGGGAATGCTATTCGAGTGTCTTTCTTTACCTTTAGCTTAGCTCCTTGCCACCATCGATTCCAATCCTCTTGAGGAATAATGAGATCTAAAAATTCATCTTTAATCTCTTTAGCTGTTTTAGGCCCTAAATCCTTCAACATTAATATAATTGCTTCAACAGGATTCTCCTTAGAAAATTTTTCAAAAGCGTCTGGGTCACCAAATCTTCTTGTCAAAAAATGATCCTTAGATATTGGAGAAAGATTTTTTATGGCTGAGTCAAAAGAAACATCTTTAACAGACATAACTCCCTCAAACTCAATACAAACTTTCTTCTGTAAGAAAGAACTATCCATAACCTCGCCAACTCCCCATCCTCCAGAGTGGAAGACAAAATTGCCCACCCTCAAGTGTTGAATTAACTCGAACCGAGTAATAGCAAATTGAAAATCCCCTTTCTCTCGCAAACCAACAAATCGTAAAGCATCATTAAAGTGGTCATAATCAGAATACCTATCTGACAGAAACTTAACAGCTAACTCAAAAAATGTTTTCGAGTTAGTCGTTTGTAAATCAACAGCCAACCTAAAAACTTCGTCTTTCTCTTCGCTCTTAGGAAGCTTCTCCCAGAGGGGAAGCACTGTTTCTGCTATTCTACCAAAAATAGGTGCAACAGAGGAGTCTTTGATGCTTTTCAAAATACTGACTAACTCATCCCCTCTGATAAAATCGTTGAAGCAAAACTCTTCCCAAAGAGTCACAAACTCGTTAGGCTGGTTGGAATCTATAAAGTATTGAAGTTTTTCTAAGTAGTCCACGGCGATCTCTAAACTTTTTGAAGAAATATACGGAGACCACAAAAAAAGAGCAATAAAACATTACAATTAATAAACCCTGTTTTAAAATAATAAAAAAACAGGGTTTTTATTATTATGAACAACAAATCTACTCAACAAATATTAGATTCTATTAAACAAATACTACAAATATATAAAATAGATATTGATACCTCTTTTGAAAACGCCCTATCTTCTGGAGAAGAAGCAGACTACCAATACCTTATAGAGAAAACTCAAGAAAAGATCGAAGAGCTAGATAAAAAAAGCAAAGAAATCCTGAAACAAACAGGGATGACCGAACAGGAAATGGAAGTATTCGCCAGAAATCCGGACAATTTTTCCCCTGAAGAGTGGCTAGCTCTAGAAAAGGTTAGATCTTCTTGTGAAGCATACAAAAGAGAAACAGAAGCTATCATCGATGATATTTCTAGAGGCATAGGACTTAATACTCCTTCCACAGCACAACAAAAAACACCATCTAAGAGTGGTGAGAAAAAAAATAAGAAAAAAAACTGGATTCCCTTATAGATTCCCTTATAATTCTCCTTTATGAGAATTTTTGTGAAAAAAGGCCTAGATTTGTCTCTTGGAGGGGCTCCAAACCCTTCCAAGAAAATTAGCAAGTTCAAATCACAGCTTGTGGCTGTGGACTTGGAGTCTTGTTTCCCCATCCCCCTACGCGTACTCGTTAAAGAAGGTGATGAAGTATTCGGTGGTTCTCCTGTCGCCGAATATAAGCAACATGCAGAAGTAAAAATAGTTTCTCAACACAGAGGAACCGTTGTCAGGATCGTCCGGGGAGAGAAGCGACGTCCAAGATTTATTGTAATTTCTGTGTCTAAAGACGATACTTCTAGAAACGAGGACAAGGTTCCTCCTCTAGAGGATTTGAGCAAAGACTCTTTGCGAGAAATTTTTGAATCTAAGGGACTTTTTTCTCTATTGAGGCAGAGACCCTTTGATATTCCTGCCCTTCCGTCTACAAAACCTAGAGACATCTTTATCAACCTAGCTGATGATAAGCCCTTCTTTCCTCCTTTGAAGAAGCAGCTAGAGATTTTTTACCCTAGAGAAGATGGTTTAAAAGCTTTTGCTTTAGCTGTGGAAGCCTTGTTTAAGCTTTTTGGCGTTAGACCCAAAATAATAGAAAGAGAGCGGTTTATCCTGCCCTTCACAGATATCAATAATGCTGATTTCTACGAAGTTTCTGGGCCATATCCATCCGGATCGCCTTCTATCCATATTCAGGAAGTAGCTCCTATAAAAAATGAAAAAGACACCGTCATAACTTTAGGTTTTTACGAAGCTCTGTCCATAGGAAACTATCTCCTTAATGGATCTTTGTTAAATTCCCGAATCATATCACTTGCTGGTTCTGGCTTAAAAGAGTGCTTTAGATCTTATTTAGAAGTTTATAATGGATTTAACATATCCCAGCTGTTACCCGAGGACTCTATGGAGAGCCCTTGTTCTGTTATTTCCGGAGATCCGCTAAATGGAAGACTCTGCTATGATGAAAATGATTCTTTCTTAAACCAGAATCATCACGTAGTTTCTGTGTTGCCCAAGCCAAAATCCAGAGAGAGCTTCAGTTTTCTTCGGTTGGGTGCTAGAAAGTTCACGATAACTAGAACATATCTATACAGCTTCCTCCGCCAGGCTAGGCCAACTCCAGATACCAACCTCCATGGAGAACCTCGACCCTTTATAGATTCCGATATTTACGATAAAGTTATGCCCATGAAGGTTCCTGTAGTTCCTTTAATGAAAGCCATAATCACTAACAATTACGATCTAGCAATACAATTAGGATTTTTAGAAATAAGCTCAGAAGATTTTTCTCTCCCCACCTTAATAGATCCATCTAAAAACGAAATGGTTAAAATTGTTAGAGATAAATTAAATGAGTATGTCATAGCTAATGGCTTGCTCTGTGAAGAACCTCACTAGAAGTCTTCGCTTTTTTGTTCTCCAAAGAACTTCTTCATTACCTCACCATTCCAAAGGGTTCTCTCCACTTCTTATGAGAGTCGCGACATCTTTAGCTGCATAGGAAACTATCATGGAGGCTCCCGCCCGTTTTATACAAATTAATGATTCATAAAGAGCTCTATCCCTATTTAAAATCCCTTGTTGAGCAGCTATATTCAACATAGCGTACTCTCCACTAACTTGGTAAGCAGCTAAAGGTAATTGTGTTCTACTCCTGACCTCCTTAAGTATATCCAAATAATATCCAGCAGGTTTGATCATTAATATGTCAGCCCCCTCTTCCTCATCTAACTTACATTCTAAAATAGCTTCTAAGGAATTCTTCGGGTTTATCTGATATCCTAGTTTATGTCCTTGCGATAAATGAGATCCCAAAGCGTCTCTGAAAGGAGAATAGAAAGATGATGCATACTTAGCACTGTAAGACATAATAGAAACGAAAGTAAATCCAGATTGATCTAATTTGGAACGAATGTACTGTACCCTACCATCCATCATATCACTTGGAGCTACAATATCGATTCCCGCTTCAGCAAGCATCA
This sequence is a window from Chlamydiifrater volucris. Protein-coding genes within it:
- a CDS encoding aromatic amino acid transaminase — its product is MSFFSNLPSFPPDSIFGLSSAFKDDLREEKVDLLIGVYVHPTKRFGGCSAIKKAMTLITEEETNKLYLPIEGFSGYVDEMRKMVFGSVENVSTIFSCQSLGGTGALHLAAVLFSAASEVNKQVYISEQSWGNHERIFSSQGLEVIRYPYYDSNQHRLKTLEFFQFLKSIPEKSVILFQGCCHNPTGTDFSSDDWREIAQIVKEKALFPVIDMAYQGFGEGLDQDRFPAELFVKLEIPVAVAASSSKNFCLYGERTGMFAMFCQTEDGVKKVSSLIKEKIRGEYSNPPRHGALIVNTIMKNPYLRQEWRDELEEMRSSMDKKRSFFVENLSLECGDSFDYILKQKGFFGYPAFSEKQVKFLREKHAIYTAPGGRFNLNGISEKNVARVVKGFSEAYAQR
- a CDS encoding GreA/GreB family elongation factor; translation: MDYLEKLQYFIDSNQPNEFVTLWEEFCFNDFIRGDELVSILKSIKDSSVAPIFGRIAETVLPLWEKLPKSEEKDEVFRLAVDLQTTNSKTFFELAVKFLSDRYSDYDHFNDALRFVGLREKGDFQFAITRFELIQHLRVGNFVFHSGGWGVGEVMDSSFLQKKVCIEFEGVMSVKDVSFDSAIKNLSPISKDHFLTRRFGDPDAFEKFSKENPVEAIILMLKDLGPKTAKEIKDEFLDLIIPQEDWNRWWQGAKLKVKKDTRIAFPSNVRDPFFLTTKEVSHLDVFKNSVLKINSLDKLSRLTVIYNFLRDFPGEARREQGRKFIRGELDRLADDVDPSICVQSLLLITDFFDEDRRQEIKDFVSSYSDVPALINGMGIISLQKGMLTYLKTEIPNWLELFFNVFFSTNSQVVREYIFKELRNDSIGKEELKNKLFGLIDRPMMFPDVFVWFFIKLCGKEDGIFPQEDKQIRLSFLESALNFMYEASNSPKYKDLGKKMHTFLVAKRYLVVREILSSASNNYLKEFLLLSTKCPQFSSTDLGALQGISEAIDPELKKDKQEEEEIFWCTSESFSRVKEELGSLVGKEMVDNAREIEEARALGDLRENSEYKFALERRSRIQERIKMLSEQVNKARILTKEDIFTDSVGIGCVVSLRNESGKDIEYTLLGAWDADPERSILSMQSKFAQAMKGLKLNDKFSFKGETFSILRIGSFLEKV
- the nqrA gene encoding NADH:ubiquinone reductase (Na(+)-transporting) subunit A — protein: MKKGLDLSLGGAPNPSKKISKFKSQLVAVDLESCFPIPLRVLVKEGDEVFGGSPVAEYKQHAEVKIVSQHRGTVVRIVRGEKRRPRFIVISVSKDDTSRNEDKVPPLEDLSKDSLREIFESKGLFSLLRQRPFDIPALPSTKPRDIFINLADDKPFFPPLKKQLEIFYPREDGLKAFALAVEALFKLFGVRPKIIERERFILPFTDINNADFYEVSGPYPSGSPSIHIQEVAPIKNEKDTVITLGFYEALSIGNYLLNGSLLNSRIISLAGSGLKECFRSYLEVYNGFNISQLLPEDSMESPCSVISGDPLNGRLCYDENDSFLNQNHHVVSVLPKPKSRESFSFLRLGARKFTITRTYLYSFLRQARPTPDTNLHGEPRPFIDSDIYDKVMPMKVPVVPLMKAIITNNYDLAIQLGFLEISSEDFSLPTLIDPSKNEMVKIVRDKLNEYVIANGLLCEEPH
- the hemB gene encoding porphobilinogen synthase codes for the protein MPLNILKRPRRNRKSLAIRALNQETFLAPSDLIFPFFLLEGSNKKEPILSMPGVHRWSCDMLLFEIEELLETGVQSVMLFPVIDFSNKDSFGSYSLNHHNFLYKSIRNIKKSFPDLCVIGDMALDPYTDHGHDGILDPVSGEVLNDETVYVLGQKALMLAEAGIDIVAPSDMMDGRVQYIRSKLDQSGFTFVSIMSYSAKYASSFYSPFRDALGSHLSQGHKLGYQINPKNSLEAILECKLDEEEGADILMIKPAGYYLDILKEVRSRTQLPLAAYQVSGEYAMLNIAAQQGILNRDRALYESLICIKRAGASMIVSYAAKDVATLIRSGENPLEW